A portion of the Daphnia magna isolate NIES linkage group LG4, ASM2063170v1.1, whole genome shotgun sequence genome contains these proteins:
- the LOC116920292 gene encoding speckle-type POZ protein B-like: protein MDQIVQKTGTIQSGTSFIPSLAGNWCGTIQLGTSFIPSFADNWCQTVSEINKTDFEWNVQLPYQEYPIPCMKSSTVSSGEYCSWNLSLGDDESNINILLDFKRGPQYSKIVHRLRVRVGIASKKGDLLFPKTTLINISNNSHNILQISKEKFWKSDCYEKDCNFTVYCAVIVWVLKENKSDSLPKSTLNTCHNELLQTQLEELFKNKSLSDVKLIVGGRTLHAHKIILAARSKVFAAMFEHETAEKLSNQVDIQDVDPDLFQEVLIYIYSGRMSSGTMVKKAVGVLVVADKYFLDQLKAECETHLMKRMTADNCVELLALADQPHPAAHLKKYAVDFLLRSPALVKATDSWKKAKQEKPLWFCDLIEMLFA, encoded by the coding sequence ATGGATCAGATCGTTCAGAAGACAGGTACCATCCAATCAGGAACGTCGTTTATACCTTCACTTGCTGGTAACTGGTGTGGTACCATCCAGTTAGGAACGTCGTTTATACCTTCATTTGCTGATAACTGGTGTCAAACGGTGAGCGAAATTAACAAAACTGATTTCGAGTGGAATGTCCAGCTTCCCTATCAAGAATATCCAATTCCTTGTATGAAATCATCTACAGTGTCATCGGGAGAATATTGTTCGTGGAACCTTAGCCTCGGTGACGATGAATCAAACATCAATATTTTGTTGGATTTTAAAAGAGGCCCGCAATATTCCAAAATTGTCCATCGCTTACGAGTGCGTGTTGGAATTGCAAGCAAGAAAGGCGACCTACTTTTCCCGAAAACGACCCTGATTAACATATCAAATAATTCTCACAATATCCTGCAAATcagtaaagaaaaattttggaaatccGACTGCTACGAAAAAGATTGCAACTTTACCGTCTATTGCGCTGTCATAGTTTGGGTTTTGAAGGAAAACAAGTCGGACTCTTTGCCAAAATCTACATTAAATACTTGTCATAATGAATTACTTCAGACACAGCTAGAAGAACTATTTAAAAACAAGTCGCTAAGTGACGTTAAGTTAATCGTCGGAGGGCGAACATTGCACGCCCACAAGATCATCCTAGCAGCAAGAAGCAAAGTGTTTGCCGCCATGTTTGAGCATGAAACAGCAGAAAAGTTGTCGAACCAAGTAGATATCCAGGACGTCGATCCAGACTTGTTCCAAGAGGTACTCATTTACATCTATTCCGGCCGGATGTCTTCTGGAACTATGGTCAAAAAGGCTGTCGGTGTTTTAGTGGTGGCGGATAAGTATTTTCTGGATCAGTTGAAAGCCGAGTGCGAAACTCATTTGATGAAGAGGATGACTGCCGACAACTGCGTGGAGTTGCTTGCACTTGCCGATCAGCCTCATCCAGCGGCGCATTTGAAAAAGTATGCGGTTGATTTCCTCCTGCGTTCTCCTGCTCTTGTGAAGGCGACCGATAGTTGGAAAAAGGCGAAACAAGAGAAACCCCTTTGGTTTTGTGATTTGATCGAAATGCTATTTGCCTGA